The following proteins come from a genomic window of Daphnia carinata strain CSIRO-1 chromosome 6, CSIRO_AGI_Dcar_HiC_V3, whole genome shotgun sequence:
- the LOC130688146 gene encoding putative ankyrin repeat protein RF_0381, which translates to MEMCDATLDQLFLDPDNPKKYKGRIPPFIDIFQQLATGLAYIHSKQLTHRDIKPNNVLIKRRPGQDEEAIIKWADFGLSKKVTERGSYTLTTIKGTENWYAPEVLNLFLNKNKKKEDKEAEKKRGTVKSDVFVLGLVFGYIFLEGEHLYGSKEEIHENIIRKDPVNMKKIDSELRKYYEDDLLTKMLEHDPEKRMNSTEVVNQLASIKNKLTEKETKFRQLFAGYTSADLVGRINDLIRLRIDVNAKGKYGENMLHYLCEWNSSPNLIDAIQLLIQLGIDVNAKDKRGKNVLHYLCKSSSSPNLIKAIQLLIQLGIDVNAKDSVWERNALHYLCRRNSSLNLMDAIQLLIQLGIDVNARDKLEMTALHYLCGSHSSPHLIDAIQLLIPLGIDVNVKDDRGWNALHYLCRENSSPNLTDAIQLLNQLGIDVNAKDDDGMNALHHLSESNSSPNLIDAIQLLIELGIDVNAKDNDGRNALHYLRKPSPWSNLNDTQPAIQLLIQLEIDVNPTDNFENDARTYVRYED; encoded by the exons ATGGAAATGTGTGACGCCACTTTGGATCAGCTGTTTCTGGATCCGGATAatcccaaaaaatacaaaggacGTATCCCACCTTTCATTGACATTTTCCAACAGCTAGCTACTGGCCTGGCATACATTCATTCAAAGCAATTAACTCATCGCGACATTAAACCGAATAACGTTCTAATTAAGCGACGTCCTGGCCAAGATGAAGAGGCAATAATCAAATGGGCTGATTTTGGATTGTCCAAAAAGGTTACCGAACGGGGATCATACACTTTGACTACAATAAAGGGAACCGAAAACTGGTACGCCCCGGAGGTGTTAAACTTATtcttgaacaaaaataaaaaaaaagaggataaagaggcagaaaagaaaagaggcacCGTCAAAAGCGATGTGTTTGTCCTAGGCCTCGTTTTCGGTTACATTTTCTTGGAGGGAGAACATCTATACGGTTCGAAGGAAGAAATTCACGAAAACATAATTAGAAAAGATCCGGTGAATATGAAGA AAATTGATAGCGAGCTGCGAAAGTATTATGAGGATGACTTACTAacgaaaatgttggaacacgatccagaaaaaagaatgaattcgACAGAAGTCGTCAATCAACTGGCATCCATTAAGAataaa ttgactgaaaaagaaacaaaatttcgaCAACTTTTTGCTGGTTACACTTCGGCTGATCTAGTTGGAAGAATCAACGACTTAATTCGCCTTagaatcgatgtgaatgcaaagggcAAATATGGTGAGAATatgctccattatttgtgtgaatggaattcaagcccaaatttaattgacgccattcagctcttaatccaactgggaatcgatgtgaatgcaaaggacaaaaggggaaagaatgtgctccattatttgtgtaaatcaagttcaagcccaaatttaattaaagccattcaactcttaatccaactgggaattgatgtgaatgcaaaagacTCTGTTTGGGAacggaatgcgctccattatttgtgtagaCGGAATTCAAGCCTAAATTTAAtggacgccattcaactcttaatccaactaggaattgatgtgaatgcacgGGACAAATTGGAAATGactgcgctccattatttgtgtggatcacattcaagcccacatttaattgacgccattcaactcttaatcccactgggaattgatgtgaatgtaaaggacgatcgtggatggaatgcgctccattatttgtgtagagagaattcaagcccaaatttaactgacgccattcaactattaaaccaactgggaattgatgtgaatgcaaaggacgatgatggaatgaatgcgctccatcatttgtctgaatcaaattcaagcccaaatttaattgacgccattcaacttttaatagaactgggaattgatgtgaatgcaaaggacaatgatggaaggaatgcgctccattatttgcgCAAACCAAGTCCATGGTCAAATTTAAATGACACTCAACcagccattcaactcttaatccaactggaaATTGATGTGAATCCAACGGACAATTTTGAAAACGATGCTCGAACTTATGTACGCTATGAAGATTAG